In Flavobacterium gelatinilyticum, a genomic segment contains:
- a CDS encoding response regulator, producing the protein MPILSGPQCLEKIRTSLELNKHIVVIFSTSSSPSDIQKMYSLGANYFITKPAAYNDLSTLINKAMSLVSQTDTQQPSFENFHIKI; encoded by the coding sequence ATGCCGATTTTATCAGGTCCCCAATGTCTTGAAAAGATTAGAACCTCACTGGAACTCAACAAGCACATTGTCGTTATTTTCAGCACCAGCAGCAGTCCCTCCGACATCCAGAAAATGTATTCACTGGGAGCCAATTATTTTATCACAAAGCCTGCTGCGTATAATGATTTGTCTACACTGATCAATAAAGCGATGTCTTTGGTATCCCAGACTGATACTCAGCAGCCTTCATTTGAAAACTTTCATATTAAAATTTAA
- a CDS encoding TonB-dependent receptor, with amino-acid sequence MKKKIVISSFFCLVGNFIFSQTSGISGTVKTANGSSETVNIKIKENAAATLTDNRGEYILKNLPSGNKTVIISAVGFQTQQINVELKENEITLVPEVFLVETTNELQSVEVTGRKKSSYKNDNTFSATKLEMRVIDVPQSISFVTKELIQDQQALRLKEVGKNVAGVNEFSTYDDITIRGFRNNDSNGRLINGLRGVNTFWTSPLLVNIERVEYIKGPASAVFGNSSPGGTINMITKKPLDEARQAIQFSTGSFNTFRASADFTGPVNDDKTLLYRLNLGYENADTYRDQISNKSIVIAPSVSFIPKEGTRFNADLVYTNLDTKLDRGRTIIQGTTDLFATPIGFNIAQPDDYLKSKTLALTLSFSQVISEHLTFNASYLKVRYDEQLNEHGFNGYITPTMIAMYFNDRKTIQQGNNLSTYFSSKFKTGELQHQAVAGYDYINGEINQYQRDAENESGNVSNFDLLNPTYLIRPIETYKFTASGNEISKYYTNGFYVQDLIKYKKIQLLLSLRQEFYTFPENAAAGITDGNKTEKALLPKVGLTYSVADNINVYGTYATGFEAQNAAIFGNANTGGPFDPMTSNLFEVGSKAEFFNKRLFVGTAVYQITKNNILVNANDASNPDLLEQRGQERARGFEVEATGRIDNNWSVNLSYAYNNAIITESIKGDPNNQVGLTKENAPKNISGSWIKYSFTEGKIKGLGLAIGHSQVSKRETFVRTLQLPSYVVFNAAAYYKVDRFTIGVNFNNIFDKKYLIGGYNYQRNFTGAPSNFLVNVGYTF; translated from the coding sequence ATGAAGAAAAAAATTGTAATAAGTAGTTTTTTCTGCTTAGTCGGTAATTTTATATTTTCCCAAACCTCAGGTATTTCAGGTACGGTCAAAACTGCAAACGGCAGTTCTGAAACGGTTAATATAAAAATCAAAGAAAATGCGGCGGCAACTCTAACAGACAATCGTGGAGAGTATATCTTGAAAAACCTGCCTTCGGGTAATAAAACAGTAATAATATCAGCTGTAGGTTTTCAGACGCAGCAAATCAACGTGGAACTTAAGGAAAATGAAATAACCCTGGTTCCTGAAGTTTTTTTAGTAGAAACAACAAATGAGCTTCAATCTGTTGAAGTTACCGGAAGAAAGAAATCATCGTATAAAAACGATAATACTTTTTCGGCAACAAAACTGGAAATGAGAGTTATAGATGTACCGCAAAGTATATCCTTTGTAACCAAAGAACTCATTCAGGATCAACAGGCATTGCGTTTGAAAGAGGTTGGAAAAAACGTTGCGGGTGTTAACGAATTCAGCACCTATGATGATATTACCATTCGAGGATTCAGAAACAATGACAGCAACGGAAGGCTGATCAATGGTCTTCGCGGCGTAAATACTTTCTGGACAAGTCCGCTGCTTGTAAATATTGAGCGAGTTGAATACATTAAAGGACCGGCATCTGCTGTTTTTGGGAACTCAAGCCCGGGGGGAACCATCAACATGATTACCAAAAAACCATTGGACGAAGCAAGGCAGGCGATTCAGTTTTCAACAGGAAGCTTCAATACCTTTAGAGCCTCTGCTGATTTTACCGGGCCTGTAAATGATGATAAAACACTTTTGTACAGATTGAATTTAGGATATGAAAACGCCGATACCTACAGAGATCAAATCAGCAATAAATCGATTGTAATTGCACCTTCTGTTTCGTTCATACCAAAAGAGGGAACCCGTTTTAATGCCGATTTGGTATATACCAATCTGGATACCAAACTCGACAGGGGAAGAACCATTATCCAGGGGACTACCGATCTTTTTGCCACTCCGATCGGTTTTAATATTGCCCAGCCTGATGATTATCTGAAAAGTAAAACATTGGCCTTGACTTTGTCTTTCAGCCAGGTCATAAGTGAGCATTTGACCTTCAATGCCTCTTATTTAAAAGTGAGGTATGATGAGCAATTGAACGAGCATGGTTTCAACGGTTATATCACCCCTACAATGATTGCCATGTATTTTAATGACCGCAAAACGATTCAGCAGGGAAATAACCTTTCGACTTACTTTTCCTCAAAATTCAAAACAGGGGAATTGCAGCATCAGGCCGTTGCAGGTTACGATTACATTAATGGAGAAATCAATCAGTACCAAAGAGATGCCGAGAATGAATCCGGCAATGTGAGTAATTTTGATTTATTGAATCCAACTTATCTCATACGTCCAATTGAAACCTATAAGTTTACTGCATCAGGGAATGAAATCAGCAAATATTACACTAACGGATTTTATGTTCAGGACTTGATCAAATACAAGAAAATCCAGTTGCTGTTAAGCTTAAGACAGGAGTTTTACACTTTTCCTGAAAATGCCGCTGCAGGGATCACTGATGGCAATAAAACAGAAAAAGCACTACTTCCTAAAGTCGGTCTTACCTATAGTGTTGCTGATAATATCAATGTTTACGGAACGTATGCAACAGGATTTGAAGCCCAGAATGCTGCGATTTTCGGAAATGCAAACACAGGGGGGCCATTTGATCCTATGACAAGCAATTTATTTGAAGTAGGATCAAAAGCAGAATTCTTCAATAAAAGGCTTTTTGTGGGAACGGCGGTATACCAAATTACCAAAAACAACATACTGGTTAATGCAAACGATGCTTCAAATCCGGATCTGCTCGAGCAGAGAGGGCAGGAGCGTGCCAGGGGTTTTGAAGTGGAGGCCACAGGAAGAATTGATAACAACTGGAGTGTGAATCTAAGTTATGCCTACAACAATGCAATTATTACAGAATCGATAAAAGGTGACCCAAACAATCAGGTGGGGCTTACAAAGGAAAATGCGCCAAAAAATATCAGCGGAAGCTGGATAAAATACAGCTTTACTGAAGGGAAAATAAAAGGATTAGGTCTTGCAATTGGTCATAGTCAGGTTTCTAAAAGGGAAACATTTGTACGTACGCTGCAATTGCCTTCCTATGTAGTTTTTAATGCGGCTGCTTATTATAAAGTAGACCGTTTTACAATCGGGGTTAATTTCAATAATATTTTTGATAAGAAATACTTGATAGGCGGTTACAACTATCAGCGAAATTTTACCGGTGCTCCGAGTAATTTCCTTGTCAATGTAGGTTATACATTCTAA
- a CDS encoding ATP-binding protein, which produces MNIKDIVNRDLVTLTNCDQEPIHIPGQIQPHGFLIGLTADWTIDYCTSNISSFIEVSHTQILGNKFETVFGSASQQRIFNYINSDTVQDVFPLEIELLGKKFQVNIHQSDGIYVLEAEPQFDKQILGDVYTQTIQFVTQMNNTRSLKDLCALVAEGTREITGYDRVMIYRFDEQYNGEVYAESCRNDLEPFLGLHYPHTDIPVQARELYIRNQLRLIVDINYQAVPIFTIDNKEHKNLDLSLSILRSTSPIHVQYLKNMGVGATLTISLIHHDRLWGLIACHHYSQKNISPAVRLAAKLQGQFITSQIDIRESNDENINAKKSIEALEHLTAHDLPLAEDSLNAIIRMPELLTLCNAGGVSISFRNKIYKNGITPEDHQIKAFVEQAEHKRSGEFYVTRKISDDFPDLKRFSSFAGVIYHPLGNSNHIIWYRPETVSEINWAGDPEKSIVKDEKGLHPRNSFNTWKQVVKGQSSIWRQYEINSAAKYAHSLHHNLMMILLSEEEEKYRLQSEILKETNSELENINWISTHDLQEPLRKIQMITSKLLAEKGGNHDDPDFDSLLRVSKSASRMRELLQDILKYTRIKNTREAAEKIDLNQIFESVIEEIGEAVSENNAVIECEKLPEVQAIGFLMKQLFLNIIQNSLKYASPNRSSVIKITASQEPVIIKPLFHVYCNWVKFSDNGIGFDQIHADSLFKVFTRLHTQQEYTGSGIGLALCKKIMQTVGGTITAEGKVGEGASITIYFPCDPEDSLI; this is translated from the coding sequence ATGAATATTAAAGATATAGTTAACCGCGATCTGGTTACATTAACCAACTGTGACCAAGAGCCCATACACATTCCTGGACAGATCCAGCCGCATGGTTTTTTAATCGGACTTACTGCGGATTGGACTATAGACTACTGCACCAGTAATATTTCATCTTTTATTGAGGTTAGCCATACCCAGATATTAGGAAATAAATTTGAAACTGTTTTTGGCAGCGCGTCACAGCAGCGAATTTTTAACTATATAAATTCAGATACCGTTCAGGATGTATTTCCGCTTGAAATAGAATTGCTTGGAAAAAAATTTCAGGTCAATATTCATCAGAGTGATGGGATTTATGTTCTAGAGGCTGAACCTCAGTTCGATAAACAGATTCTGGGAGATGTCTATACCCAGACAATTCAGTTTGTAACGCAGATGAACAATACAAGATCGCTGAAAGATCTTTGCGCACTTGTAGCAGAGGGAACAAGGGAAATAACAGGGTATGACCGTGTAATGATCTATCGTTTTGACGAACAATATAATGGCGAGGTTTATGCTGAAAGCTGCAGAAATGACCTGGAGCCTTTTTTAGGACTGCATTATCCACATACCGATATTCCGGTGCAGGCAAGGGAATTATATATCAGGAATCAGCTTAGGTTAATTGTCGATATTAATTACCAGGCCGTGCCCATTTTTACCATTGATAACAAAGAGCATAAAAACCTTGATTTAAGCCTGTCGATTTTAAGAAGCACTTCACCCATTCATGTACAGTATCTCAAAAATATGGGCGTCGGGGCTACGCTCACCATTTCCCTTATTCACCATGACCGGCTATGGGGACTGATTGCCTGCCATCATTATTCACAGAAGAATATTTCGCCGGCGGTGCGGCTTGCTGCAAAACTTCAGGGCCAATTTATTACCTCACAGATTGATATCCGGGAATCAAATGACGAAAATATAAATGCTAAGAAATCCATTGAAGCATTAGAGCATTTGACAGCTCATGATCTGCCCCTTGCTGAAGATTCTTTGAATGCCATTATCAGAATGCCGGAGCTGCTGACCCTGTGCAATGCCGGAGGAGTTTCGATATCATTCAGAAATAAAATCTACAAGAACGGTATAACCCCTGAAGATCATCAGATAAAAGCTTTTGTGGAGCAGGCAGAGCATAAAAGATCCGGTGAGTTTTACGTGACAAGAAAAATAAGTGATGATTTTCCTGATTTAAAAAGATTCTCTAGTTTTGCCGGTGTAATTTACCATCCTCTCGGGAATTCAAACCATATCATCTGGTACCGTCCAGAAACCGTCTCAGAAATTAACTGGGCAGGCGATCCGGAAAAAAGCATAGTGAAGGATGAAAAAGGACTCCATCCAAGAAACTCATTTAATACCTGGAAACAGGTTGTTAAAGGGCAGAGCAGTATCTGGAGGCAGTACGAAATAAATTCAGCTGCGAAATATGCACATTCACTTCATCATAATTTAATGATGATTCTCCTTAGTGAGGAAGAAGAAAAATACAGGCTTCAAAGTGAAATTTTAAAGGAGACCAATTCTGAACTTGAAAATATAAACTGGATCAGTACACATGATCTGCAGGAGCCTCTTAGAAAAATTCAGATGATTACTTCAAAACTGCTTGCGGAGAAAGGAGGCAATCATGATGATCCTGATTTTGATTCTCTGCTGCGTGTTTCAAAATCTGCTTCAAGAATGCGTGAACTGCTGCAGGATATCTTGAAATACACCAGGATTAAAAACACCAGAGAGGCTGCTGAAAAAATAGATCTGAATCAAATTTTTGAATCTGTTATAGAGGAAATAGGTGAGGCAGTTTCTGAAAATAATGCGGTTATTGAGTGCGAGAAACTTCCAGAAGTGCAGGCAATAGGCTTTTTAATGAAGCAGTTATTCTTAAATATTATTCAAAATTCATTAAAATATGCATCTCCGAACCGTTCGTCTGTCATAAAGATAACTGCTTCGCAGGAACCAGTAATTATAAAGCCACTGTTTCACGTATATTGTAACTGGGTTAAATTTTCAGATAATGGAATTGGTTTTGATCAAATTCATGCAGATTCTTTATTTAAAGTTTTTACAAGGCTCCATACCCAGCAAGAGTACACCGGATCAGGTATTGGGCTGGCACTTTGTAAAAAAATCATGCAGACAGTAGGCGGAACAATTACTGCCGAAGGAAAAGTCGGAGAGGGGGCAAGCATAACCATTTACTTTCCCTGCGATCCTGAAGACAGTCTAATTTGA
- a CDS encoding DUF2256 domain-containing protein, with protein sequence MRKVKKENLPTKICTVCNRHFSWRKKWEKVWDDVKYCSSKCRKNK encoded by the coding sequence ATGCGAAAAGTAAAAAAAGAAAATCTGCCTACTAAGATCTGCACAGTCTGCAATCGCCATTTCTCGTGGAGGAAGAAATGGGAAAAAGTATGGGATGACGTTAAATACTGCAGTTCTAAATGCAGAAAAAACAAATAA
- a CDS encoding response regulator, translating into MAVPKNTSRHIFIVDDDEDDRDFLADALLDVDPDAIIRQLEDGMYLMKSLLESKAVVPDLIFLDINRPGKSGLECLREIKMQDGNLKYVNVIMLSTSSGPSDIESARELGASFYAVKPNSFEVMRLFLSEVMKMDWNLLDNRKKFRLI; encoded by the coding sequence ATGGCTGTTCCAAAAAATACTTCCCGCCACATATTTATAGTGGATGATGATGAGGATGACAGAGATTTTTTAGCCGATGCGCTTTTGGATGTTGATCCTGATGCTATTATACGTCAATTGGAAGATGGCATGTATCTGATGAAAAGTCTTCTTGAAAGTAAAGCAGTGGTGCCAGATCTCATTTTCCTTGATATCAATAGGCCTGGAAAAAGCGGTCTGGAGTGTCTGAGAGAAATCAAAATGCAGGATGGAAATTTAAAATATGTAAATGTTATTATGCTCTCTACCAGCAGTGGTCCTTCAGATATTGAATCGGCTCGAGAACTTGGGGCTTCATTTTATGCTGTAAAACCAAATTCATTTGAGGTTATGAGATTGTTTCTCAGTGAGGTTATGAAGATGGATTGGAATCTTCTGGACAACAGAAAGAAATTTCGTCTTATATAA
- a CDS encoding SDR family oxidoreductase: MKILLTGATGYIGKRLLPLLLEHGHEVICCVRDKNRFYFPEKASGNVQVIEVDFLESQSVENIHNDIDAAYYLIHSMSGADNYDELESISANNFKEKINKTKAKQIIYLSGIINDRVLSKHLSSRKAVEEILKTGKTPTTTLRAGIIVGSGSASFEIIRDLVHKLPVMITPKWLNTRCQPIAIADVLEFLMKALLNPKTYNESFDIGGSDILTYKEMLLKFAEAKKLKRYIYTLPVMTPKLSSYWLYFITSTSFKLATALVSSMKVEVICSDNRINDLLDVKPMNYHQALQKALIKIDEDAVASSWKDAQISGQFKGSVAYYFKVPKKDCFIDRRKRKIINRDRTIAKIWSIGGETGWYYGDWLWSLRGFIDKIFGGVGARRGRTSRHEIHAGDALDFWRVVYADKKEGKLILYAEMKLPGEAWLEFKIFNNTLYQAATFKPRGMLGKLYWYAVLPFHGFIFNGMINELVIE, translated from the coding sequence ATGAAAATTCTACTAACAGGCGCAACGGGTTACATCGGCAAAAGGCTGCTGCCTTTACTGCTGGAACATGGGCATGAAGTGATTTGTTGTGTACGGGATAAGAACCGATTTTATTTTCCCGAAAAAGCTTCAGGAAATGTACAAGTTATTGAAGTTGACTTTTTAGAATCACAAAGCGTAGAAAATATTCATAATGATATTGATGCTGCTTATTACCTTATACATTCCATGTCTGGCGCTGATAATTATGATGAACTCGAAAGTATTTCGGCTAATAATTTTAAAGAAAAAATAAACAAAACGAAAGCCAAACAGATTATTTACTTAAGCGGCATTATAAACGATAGGGTCTTATCCAAACATTTATCTTCTAGAAAAGCAGTAGAGGAAATTCTAAAGACAGGAAAAACCCCGACCACCACGCTCAGGGCAGGAATTATTGTAGGATCGGGCAGCGCTTCTTTTGAAATTATTCGGGATCTGGTTCATAAACTTCCTGTAATGATTACTCCAAAATGGCTTAATACCAGATGCCAGCCCATTGCTATTGCTGATGTTTTAGAATTTTTAATGAAAGCATTGCTGAATCCTAAAACTTATAACGAGAGTTTTGATATTGGCGGTTCTGATATTTTAACCTATAAGGAAATGCTCTTAAAGTTTGCTGAGGCTAAAAAACTCAAAAGATATATTTATACGCTTCCGGTAATGACACCAAAATTATCATCATATTGGCTGTATTTTATTACTTCTACCTCTTTCAAACTGGCTACAGCTTTAGTGAGTAGCATGAAAGTAGAGGTTATCTGCAGTGACAATAGAATTAATGATTTGCTGGATGTCAAGCCGATGAATTACCATCAGGCATTGCAGAAGGCGCTGATAAAAATTGATGAAGATGCAGTGGCTTCAAGCTGGAAAGACGCACAGATCAGCGGTCAGTTTAAAGGAAGTGTTGCTTATTATTTCAAGGTTCCTAAAAAAGATTGTTTTATTGACAGAAGAAAGCGAAAAATTATAAACAGAGATCGTACCATTGCCAAAATTTGGTCTATTGGTGGGGAAACTGGGTGGTATTACGGAGATTGGCTTTGGAGTCTTCGCGGGTTTATCGATAAGATTTTTGGAGGTGTAGGCGCCAGAAGGGGAAGAACAAGCAGACATGAAATTCATGCCGGCGATGCGCTCGATTTTTGGCGTGTGGTTTATGCAGATAAAAAAGAAGGTAAATTAATTTTGTATGCAGAGATGAAACTTCCCGGTGAGGCATGGCTTGAATTTAAAATTTTCAATAATACCTTGTATCAGGCGGCGACCTTTAAACCAAGAGGAATGTTAGGCAAGCTTTACTGGTATGCTGTGTTGCCTTTTCATGGTTTTATATTTAACGGGATGATAAATGAATTAGTTATAGAATAA
- a CDS encoding response regulator, with protein MDRKIILLVDDDFDDAEFFKWAMKGTEEAFAIKFVDSGDAALRLLSELDSLPDLILLDAGMPKMNGWELLNIIKQDLKFGNVPVIMMATSNALKGIDEANALGAVAYIVKPSDFSELQSIMKQLCIGVQTDLKSTLESLHSNLPENIFPFN; from the coding sequence ATGGATAGAAAAATAATTTTACTGGTAGATGATGATTTTGACGATGCGGAATTTTTTAAGTGGGCAATGAAGGGAACAGAGGAAGCTTTTGCAATTAAATTTGTGGACAGCGGTGACGCGGCGCTTCGATTACTTTCCGAATTGGATTCACTGCCTGATTTGATATTACTGGATGCGGGAATGCCGAAAATGAACGGCTGGGAACTATTAAATATTATTAAGCAGGATTTGAAGTTCGGTAATGTACCGGTTATAATGATGGCCACTTCCAATGCTTTGAAAGGTATAGATGAGGCAAATGCATTAGGTGCGGTTGCCTATATTGTTAAGCCTTCTGATTTTAGTGAATTGCAATCGATAATGAAGCAGCTTTGCATCGGGGTGCAGACTGATTTGAAAAGCACACTGGAGAGTTTGCACTCCAATCTGCCAGAAAATATTTTCCCGTTTAATTAG
- a CDS encoding PAS domain-containing sensor histidine kinase, which translates to MMELPDSVRENVLRSVIDTAPFPIGVYTGEKMKIVLANKCMIQTYGKGPDVIGTNYTEILPELENQQIFDQLREVLHTGKPYEAKNARVDIVVDGELKPHYFNYNFTPIFGAQGEVYGVMNTAAEVTELNVARQQTIEIEKKLRLAVESSQLGTFEIDINKGMIAGSKRFTSFFELEKHEFHLGTLVTFIHEDDTALWQDSIRGVSDSGDFNCEIRVVINGKVHWMRFSGTLSESDNKQNILVGIAQDITEQKKNAQELMQLVEQRTLELKRSNDDLKQFGHVISHDLKEPVRKVLLFSNILKDDIDNGLTPKISQYADKINKSAARLTEMIDSILNYSSAGSPDLEETVDLNYIIESIQEDLEIKILEKHAVIEYLKLPLIRGSKILFHQLFYNLIANSLKFSRENVDSCIKIDHTIDAENLKIKVTDNGIGIAAENSQKIFNVFERLHSKDAYEGTGLGLALCKKIVERHGGKMMNIEPESTGAVFEITLPAAILQ; encoded by the coding sequence ATGATGGAACTTCCAGACTCAGTAAGAGAAAATGTTTTACGCAGTGTTATCGATACGGCGCCTTTTCCGATCGGAGTATACACAGGAGAAAAGATGAAAATTGTTCTGGCCAATAAGTGCATGATTCAAACCTATGGGAAAGGACCTGATGTGATAGGGACCAACTACACCGAAATTCTTCCTGAACTTGAAAATCAGCAGATATTTGATCAGCTCCGCGAGGTTCTGCATACCGGCAAACCTTATGAAGCAAAAAATGCAAGAGTTGACATCGTGGTGGACGGCGAACTCAAACCCCATTACTTCAATTATAACTTTACGCCTATCTTCGGTGCGCAGGGAGAAGTCTATGGCGTAATGAATACTGCTGCTGAAGTGACCGAACTTAATGTTGCCAGACAGCAGACCATAGAGATTGAAAAAAAATTAAGGCTGGCTGTTGAATCCTCACAGCTCGGCACATTCGAAATTGATATCAATAAGGGTATGATCGCAGGATCAAAACGTTTTACAAGCTTTTTTGAATTGGAAAAACATGAGTTTCACCTCGGAACTCTGGTCACTTTTATCCATGAAGATGATACTGCGCTTTGGCAGGATTCAATAAGAGGAGTTTCAGACTCAGGAGACTTCAATTGTGAAATAAGGGTAGTTATCAATGGGAAGGTTCACTGGATGAGGTTTTCCGGAACACTCTCTGAAAGCGACAATAAACAAAATATTTTAGTGGGAATTGCTCAGGATATAACCGAGCAGAAAAAGAATGCCCAAGAGCTTATGCAGCTTGTGGAACAGCGCACCCTTGAACTCAAACGTTCCAATGATGACCTTAAACAGTTTGGACATGTCATCAGCCATGATTTGAAAGAACCGGTCCGCAAAGTTCTGTTATTCTCCAATATTCTAAAGGATGATATAGACAATGGACTAACTCCAAAAATCAGCCAATATGCCGATAAAATAAATAAAAGTGCCGCACGCCTGACAGAGATGATTGATTCCATATTAAATTATTCCTCTGCCGGAAGTCCGGATTTGGAAGAGACAGTCGATCTAAACTATATAATAGAGAGTATACAAGAGGATCTTGAAATAAAAATTCTGGAAAAACATGCTGTAATTGAATATTTAAAACTCCCGCTCATCCGCGGTTCTAAAATTTTATTTCATCAGCTGTTCTACAACCTGATTGCCAACTCGCTGAAGTTCTCCCGCGAGAACGTTGATTCTTGCATCAAAATAGACCATACTATTGATGCTGAAAACTTAAAAATCAAAGTAACTGACAATGGCATCGGGATTGCTGCTGAGAATTCCCAAAAAATCTTTAATGTTTTTGAGAGACTTCATTCCAAGGATGCCTATGAAGGGACAGGATTAGGACTTGCACTATGTAAAAAAATTGTAGAGAGACACGGGGGAAAAATGATGAATATTGAACCTGAAAGTACAGGTGCCGTTTTTGAAATTACCCTGCCGGCAGCTATTTTGCAGTAA